In a single window of the Leptospira sanjuanensis genome:
- a CDS encoding response regulator: MKVLVLDSGATVRRIISSFFPAEDFQIVEAGSAKEGLDLAFKEHFDLITIGMILPDADGFTVCKIIRNSQREKKDSACKNSKIYLITSGDIEANRAKSAEFGFDGIFPKPSGIDEFKIVIKEIIELAYGSETNHHAETHTIGKILIIDDSELNLLLLGKILKKNGYTFQAFSEGKKAYEYLESSNEPVSTILTDWIMPNFSGEELVETIRKQEKFDKIPIAVITGLEENAGTNITVLHKNVHVLQKPYSERKILEYIRKI, encoded by the coding sequence TTGAAAGTGCTCGTTTTAGATTCCGGAGCCACGGTAAGAAGAATCATATCTTCTTTTTTTCCTGCGGAAGATTTTCAAATCGTAGAAGCCGGATCGGCCAAAGAAGGTTTGGATCTTGCGTTTAAGGAACATTTCGATCTGATCACGATCGGCATGATTCTCCCGGACGCGGACGGTTTTACAGTCTGTAAAATCATCCGCAATAGCCAACGGGAAAAAAAAGACAGCGCATGCAAGAATTCTAAAATATATCTGATTACATCCGGCGATATCGAAGCGAACCGCGCCAAGTCCGCGGAATTCGGTTTTGACGGAATCTTTCCGAAACCTTCCGGAATTGACGAGTTCAAGATCGTCATCAAAGAAATCATCGAGTTGGCTTACGGATCGGAAACGAACCATCACGCGGAAACGCATACGATCGGAAAAATTCTGATCATCGACGATTCGGAACTGAATCTGCTTTTATTGGGAAAAATTCTGAAAAAGAACGGATATACGTTTCAGGCGTTTTCGGAAGGTAAGAAGGCTTACGAATATCTGGAGTCGAGCAACGAGCCGGTTTCCACCATTCTAACGGATTGGATCATGCCTAATTTTTCGGGAGAAGAGCTCGTGGAAACGATTCGGAAACAGGAAAAGTTCGACAAAATTCCGATCGCGGTAATCACGGGTTTGGAAGAAAACGCGGGAACGAACATAACCGTTCTTCACAAAAACGTACATGTTCTTCAGAAACCGTACTCCGAAAGAAAAATCCTGGAATATATTCGAAAAATATAA
- a CDS encoding LIC_13241 domain-containing protein, whose protein sequence is MSEPNSFETRIEKTNDLISFLSGLFPMNLKSGEEEWPRTYEFVHLEKKYKAVFSLFGSFTLLPIETQQVAGTSPIFYLSLDTNPSQQFIWAKPDRESMNDPNRIADELQNQIRIYEAGISEINSGEK, encoded by the coding sequence ATGAGCGAACCGAATTCATTTGAAACTAGAATCGAAAAAACGAACGACTTGATTTCGTTTCTTTCCGGTCTCTTTCCGATGAATTTAAAATCCGGTGAGGAAGAATGGCCTCGCACCTATGAATTCGTTCATCTCGAAAAAAAATACAAAGCGGTCTTTTCTCTGTTCGGTTCTTTTACGCTTCTGCCTATCGAGACGCAACAAGTTGCCGGAACATCCCCGATTTTTTATCTTAGTTTAGATACGAATCCATCCCAACAATTCATTTGGGCAAAACCCGATCGAGAATCGATGAACGATCCGAACCGAATCGCAGATGAATTGCAAAATCAAATTCGTATTTACGAAGCGGGGATTTCGGAAATCAATTCCGGAGAAAAATAG
- the mazG gene encoding nucleoside triphosphate pyrophosphohydrolase: protein MQANSLTEEIGKLQEVTATLRGENGCPWDKEQDHQTLVPYLIEESQEVIEAILKKDDELLKEELGDLLFQVVFHARLAEERNAFNLGDIAKGVSDKLIFRHPHVFRPEELTLSSSQEVIENWEKIKDKEKKKPSYSSIFSNVPENFSSLLKAEKYQKKAAKVGFDWKEVVDVQGKVREEMEEFLAEFGTTKSDGTNQVRIEEEFGDLLFSLVNLGRHLGISAESALTRTNAKFKNRFQYIEESLQKEGRTPNDSNLDEMDRLWNQAKELEK, encoded by the coding sequence ATGCAGGCAAACTCACTCACGGAAGAAATCGGTAAACTGCAAGAGGTAACGGCCACGCTGCGTGGGGAAAACGGTTGTCCTTGGGACAAGGAACAGGACCACCAGACCTTGGTTCCCTATCTCATTGAAGAATCGCAGGAAGTCATCGAAGCCATTCTCAAAAAAGACGACGAACTTCTCAAAGAAGAATTGGGAGACCTCCTCTTTCAAGTCGTGTTTCACGCAAGGCTCGCAGAAGAAAGAAACGCATTCAATTTAGGAGACATAGCCAAAGGTGTGTCCGATAAGTTGATTTTTAGACATCCGCACGTATTTCGCCCGGAAGAACTCACGTTATCCTCTTCTCAGGAAGTGATCGAAAACTGGGAAAAAATCAAAGACAAAGAAAAGAAGAAACCGAGTTACTCGTCTATTTTTTCAAACGTCCCGGAAAATTTCTCCTCCCTTTTAAAAGCGGAGAAATATCAAAAGAAAGCGGCCAAGGTCGGATTCGATTGGAAAGAAGTCGTGGACGTGCAGGGAAAAGTAAGAGAAGAGATGGAAGAATTCTTAGCGGAGTTCGGAACGACGAAATCGGACGGAACCAATCAAGTAAGAATCGAAGAAGAATTCGGAGATTTACTTTTTAGTTTAGTCAATCTTGGAAGACATCTCGGAATCTCCGCCGAGTCCGCGCTCACGAGAACCAACGCGAAATTTAAAAATCGATTTCAATACATTGAAGAATCCTTACAAAAAGAAGGAAGAACCCCGAACGATTCCAACTTGGACGAAATGGATCGTTTATGGAATCAAGCGAAAGAGCTCGAAAAATGA
- a CDS encoding DUF6580 family putative transport protein: MIRSKSFIVLSLVLIAVASRLLPHPANFTPILAISLFAGAYFASKKLSLFLPILALTISNLFLGFHDQVFVVYGMTLLLVVAGWQLRESASVKKIAFWTLGGSVLFFIVTNFYVWLMGYYTYDMNGLVQCYLMAIPFFKNALLGDLFYTTVLFGGFALIERVGWMEPAPVSVK; this comes from the coding sequence ATGATACGTTCAAAAAGTTTTATCGTTCTTTCACTCGTTCTGATCGCGGTTGCGAGTCGTTTACTGCCGCACCCGGCCAATTTTACGCCGATTCTTGCGATCTCTCTTTTCGCAGGAGCGTATTTCGCTTCTAAGAAACTTTCGTTGTTTCTTCCGATCCTTGCACTTACGATCAGCAATCTGTTTCTCGGTTTTCACGATCAGGTTTTCGTCGTCTACGGAATGACCCTTCTTTTGGTCGTGGCCGGTTGGCAGCTAAGAGAATCTGCTTCCGTGAAAAAAATCGCGTTTTGGACGTTAGGCGGTTCGGTTCTTTTCTTTATCGTTACGAACTTTTACGTCTGGCTTATGGGTTATTACACGTACGATATGAACGGTCTTGTTCAGTGTTATCTGATGGCGATTCCGTTTTTTAAGAATGCGCTTTTAGGAGATCTATTTTATACGACCGTTCTTTTCGGAGGATTCGCTCTGATCGAAAGAGTGGGTTGGATGGAACCGGCTCCCGTTTCAGTAAAGTAA
- a CDS encoding LA_2444/LA_4059 family outer membrane protein, whose amino-acid sequence MKKQIQKTVPLLLTIFFLLFQTNVSGQQIRNAQSDPDALEREANELELKAGKAQDPVTRQRMILEVQRKRAEASELRDKLHEQELTKAPKGATFEISVLFNQATWVPEPLARRQNVSTNELNSFLYTSGFYQSVNTIARTGGFDAHLINDTGSFYSEPQGNTKTAYPIRMLFLTESKKFGVEATFLDFRINPSYTSLNVNPTAGNFNQTYSVYGPQLRRTDIQLNLLYFFETGSGTRLGPSIGVRNLDIYSKEYGNLPGGLGFGNLEEKAGGIGPQIGFRIVKKLNNFFQFHVNADYFRTLGKYHLKTSSTTLYNGAQNFLVAETAGSAGENLVKRGGYQIDTGLSFSRTSWLKFMVGFQYTEMRSSVSGYNYNANLLFPDAVSTTALNTITKPVDLSTTRPALEKEVIDTYYGFYLGIGIVL is encoded by the coding sequence ATGAAAAAGCAAATTCAAAAAACCGTTCCCCTCCTTCTGACGATCTTTTTTCTTCTGTTTCAAACGAACGTGTCCGGACAACAGATCCGAAACGCACAATCCGATCCCGACGCTCTGGAAAGAGAAGCCAACGAACTCGAACTCAAAGCGGGCAAGGCGCAAGATCCCGTAACGAGACAACGGATGATTCTCGAAGTTCAAAGAAAAAGAGCGGAGGCTTCCGAATTAAGGGATAAACTTCACGAACAGGAACTCACGAAAGCTCCGAAAGGCGCCACGTTCGAGATCTCGGTGTTGTTCAATCAAGCGACTTGGGTTCCCGAACCTTTGGCAAGAAGACAAAACGTTTCCACGAACGAATTGAATTCCTTTCTTTATACGAGCGGCTTTTACCAAAGCGTAAATACGATTGCGCGCACCGGCGGTTTCGACGCACATCTCATCAACGATACGGGAAGTTTTTATTCCGAACCGCAAGGGAACACAAAAACGGCGTATCCGATCCGAATGCTGTTCTTAACCGAATCCAAAAAATTCGGAGTGGAAGCGACCTTCTTGGATTTTAGAATCAATCCGTCTTATACTTCTCTGAATGTCAACCCCACCGCGGGCAACTTCAACCAGACTTACAGCGTTTACGGACCTCAACTCAGAAGAACGGACATTCAACTCAACCTTCTCTATTTTTTCGAAACCGGATCGGGAACGAGACTCGGACCTTCCATCGGAGTTCGCAATTTGGACATTTATTCGAAAGAATACGGAAATCTTCCGGGCGGACTCGGATTCGGTAATTTGGAGGAAAAAGCGGGAGGAATCGGACCACAAATCGGATTCCGGATCGTAAAGAAGCTCAACAACTTCTTTCAATTCCACGTGAACGCGGATTACTTTAGAACATTAGGAAAATATCATCTAAAAACCAGCAGCACGACTTTGTACAACGGCGCTCAAAACTTTCTGGTCGCCGAAACCGCAGGTTCCGCGGGAGAAAACCTTGTCAAACGCGGCGGTTATCAAATCGATACGGGCCTTTCTTTTTCAAGAACGAGCTGGCTCAAGTTTATGGTGGGATTTCAATATACGGAGATGAGATCTTCCGTGAGCGGATACAATTACAATGCGAATCTGCTGTTTCCGGATGCAGTAAGCACAACCGCGCTCAATACGATCACTAAGCCAGTGGACTTATCGACTACAAGACCTGCCTTGGAAAAAGAAGTGATCGATACGTATTACGGATTTTATCTCGGGATAGGAATCGTACTTTAA
- a CDS encoding LOG family protein — protein MNLTKSAVCVFCGSRSGTNPIYTKAAQDLGHLLVKKKFDLVFGGASCGIMGTIADAVMEKGGSVSGIIPDFLSIKEVKHDRVKDLMIVSSMHERKFRMYEKSSGFIALPGGIGTLDELVEITTWNQLKLISKPLGLLNVNGYFDYLLMQLGRMVDDGFLDRETKEGLIVSEDPEELLDLLSKRFV, from the coding sequence ATGAATTTAACCAAGTCGGCAGTTTGCGTTTTTTGCGGTTCGCGTTCCGGAACCAATCCTATCTATACAAAGGCGGCTCAGGATCTGGGTCATTTGCTCGTGAAAAAAAAATTCGATTTAGTATTCGGAGGCGCTTCCTGCGGAATCATGGGAACGATCGCTGACGCTGTGATGGAGAAGGGCGGTTCCGTTTCCGGTATCATTCCCGATTTTCTTTCCATCAAAGAAGTCAAACACGATCGGGTGAAGGATCTGATGATCGTTTCCTCCATGCACGAAAGAAAGTTTCGGATGTACGAGAAGTCTTCCGGTTTTATCGCGTTACCGGGCGGAATTGGAACCTTGGATGAACTCGTCGAAATCACGACTTGGAATCAATTGAAGCTGATCTCGAAACCTCTCGGTCTTTTGAACGTAAACGGCTACTTCGATTATCTATTGATGCAGCTGGGGAGAATGGTGGACGACGGATTTTTAGATCGCGAAACGAAAGAAGGTCTGATCGTTTCGGAAGATCCGGAGGAATTGCTTGATCTTCTTAGCAAACGTTTCGTTTAA
- a CDS encoding ankyrin repeat domain-containing protein, whose product MFDPYFGFALFHTGEFFLTDFSDSLIDLFSAVKTGKNDEIQRLLSLMEGAVLIDWLKEYRDNYGSGVLSWAVKNSDREAIELLLEAGADPDETNARGETPLLTSLDQGNEELIRIFLEAGADSGKKDFSGNTPLAKAVSTGSLQIVEMIFENLHSTPDLEERNGEGYTPLLLAVDLGHFTIVEYLLDKDADFLKKNSEGRTILHLTALHNDYEILDLFLEKEEIKTILENRDADGNTALLLAASHDSVECLERLLKIGADFLKMNASGKTGLEEAERQKYHHVSKILKKALTDRLFTAAEHGEDDICRTILHLGISPNSIDQNGNTPLHIAVIHDRVSTATLLLTSSASQFLKNLEGKSALELAKEGEKEELIQLLEPEPEKE is encoded by the coding sequence ATGTTCGATCCCTACTTTGGTTTCGCTCTATTTCATACTGGAGAATTTTTTCTGACTGATTTTTCCGACTCACTGATCGATCTCTTTTCCGCGGTAAAAACGGGAAAGAACGATGAAATCCAAAGACTTCTTTCTTTGATGGAAGGAGCGGTTCTCATCGATTGGCTGAAAGAATACCGGGACAATTACGGATCGGGCGTATTATCCTGGGCGGTGAAAAATTCCGACCGGGAAGCGATCGAACTTCTACTCGAGGCCGGTGCGGACCCGGACGAAACCAACGCAAGAGGAGAAACTCCGTTGCTGACCTCGCTCGATCAAGGCAACGAAGAATTGATCCGAATCTTTTTGGAAGCGGGAGCCGATTCCGGGAAAAAAGATTTTTCCGGAAATACTCCGTTGGCGAAAGCCGTAAGCACCGGAAGTCTGCAAATCGTGGAGATGATTTTCGAAAATCTTCATTCCACGCCGGATCTTGAAGAAAGAAACGGAGAAGGATATACACCTCTTCTTTTAGCCGTCGATCTAGGACATTTTACGATCGTGGAATATCTTCTCGATAAGGACGCGGACTTCTTAAAAAAGAATTCCGAAGGAAGAACGATTCTTCATCTCACGGCTCTCCACAACGATTACGAAATTCTGGACCTGTTTTTGGAAAAAGAAGAAATTAAAACGATTCTGGAAAACAGGGACGCGGACGGAAATACCGCGCTTTTACTGGCAGCATCGCACGACAGCGTCGAATGTCTAGAACGACTTCTGAAAATCGGAGCCGACTTTTTAAAGATGAACGCGTCCGGAAAGACGGGATTGGAAGAGGCGGAACGGCAAAAATATCATCACGTTTCCAAGATTCTCAAAAAGGCTCTGACCGATCGGTTATTCACTGCCGCAGAACACGGAGAAGACGATATTTGCAGAACCATTTTACATCTCGGGATTTCTCCGAACTCGATCGATCAAAATGGAAATACGCCTCTTCACATCGCAGTCATCCATGATCGAGTTTCAACGGCGACTCTTTTGCTCACCTCGAGCGCTTCACAATTCTTAAAGAACTTAGAAGGCAAATCGGCTTTGGAACTTGCTAAAGAAGGCGAAAAAGAGGAATTGATTCAACTCCTGGAACCGGAACCCGAAAAAGAGTGA
- a CDS encoding AEC family transporter, with protein sequence MSQLILIPVCLIAGWILKRGRIFPENSGVALGSFVIYISLPALILANVPSMKLETSLIFLASMPWLIFGLSVAFFYGATKFFDWDSETRIALTLCCGLGNTSFLGLPVLRMFYGEQITNAVLIIDQFGTFLCLAIPGFILALRFLSKNEREKSGSPLRSILKKLFTFPPFLALLFSFFLRLFTIPESIHSALKTLGETLVPIALFTVGFQMELPFMGSSSNESKDISQPLIVGLIYKLIFAPIVVFLIYRFLNLNPKHIKAAVLEAGMAPMITASIVSIQMGFKPTLSAALPGVGILCSIPTLVSLYFILENFF encoded by the coding sequence GTGTCCCAACTCATTCTCATTCCGGTTTGTTTAATTGCCGGTTGGATACTCAAACGCGGGAGAATTTTTCCGGAAAATTCCGGAGTCGCACTCGGAAGTTTCGTCATCTATATTTCCTTACCGGCTTTGATTTTGGCCAACGTTCCCTCGATGAAACTCGAAACTTCTTTGATCTTTTTAGCCTCGATGCCCTGGCTGATCTTCGGCCTATCCGTCGCCTTCTTTTACGGCGCGACGAAATTCTTCGATTGGGATTCGGAAACGAGAATCGCACTCACGCTTTGCTGCGGACTCGGCAACACTTCCTTTTTAGGACTTCCCGTTTTGCGAATGTTTTACGGAGAGCAAATCACCAATGCGGTTTTGATCATCGATCAATTCGGAACCTTTCTTTGTCTTGCGATTCCCGGATTTATCTTAGCATTGCGCTTTCTTTCCAAAAACGAACGGGAAAAAAGCGGAAGTCCGTTGCGATCCATTTTGAAAAAGCTCTTCACTTTCCCTCCGTTTCTTGCTTTACTTTTTTCGTTTTTCCTAAGACTTTTCACCATTCCGGAATCGATCCATTCCGCATTGAAAACTTTGGGAGAAACGTTGGTGCCGATCGCCTTATTTACCGTCGGATTTCAAATGGAACTTCCGTTCATGGGTTCATCCTCAAACGAATCCAAAGACATCTCCCAACCCTTGATTGTCGGCCTGATTTATAAATTGATCTTTGCCCCAATCGTGGTATTTCTAATCTATCGTTTTTTGAATCTGAATCCGAAACACATAAAAGCGGCCGTATTGGAAGCGGGAATGGCGCCGATGATTACGGCTTCCATCGTTTCCATTCAGATGGGATTTAAACCGACGCTTTCCGCGGCTCTTCCGGGTGTCGGAATTTTATGTTCGATCCCTACTTTGGTTTCGCTCTATTTCATACTGGAGAATTTTTTCTGA
- a CDS encoding DUF2889 domain-containing protein, producing MSALQEIKDRIRFRNTDFQRNYESRYYWFPEESPPFCIIEVNQYDPYHDMTLYLEVDLTTMKIVKSGVEEKRVPYESCPAAIKTYEYLVGEEMSYSKLMNRFPADKTLGCLHINELIQNAAMNFHSAYAFYLKERNFPAPLDEYKMYEGDLPAKERREIGRHWWMKDRGVKNSCYSFSYRHEKPELKDQVKHLDSITAMMVKEFKKSKKDGSKQSKVP from the coding sequence ATGAGCGCGTTGCAGGAAATCAAAGATCGGATCCGTTTTCGAAACACGGACTTTCAAAGAAATTACGAAAGCAGATATTACTGGTTTCCCGAAGAATCTCCCCCTTTCTGCATCATCGAAGTCAATCAATACGATCCGTACCACGATATGACTCTGTATCTGGAAGTGGATCTCACTACGATGAAAATCGTAAAGTCGGGAGTGGAGGAAAAACGGGTTCCGTATGAAAGTTGCCCCGCGGCGATCAAAACATACGAATATCTCGTCGGCGAGGAAATGTCCTATTCCAAACTGATGAATCGTTTTCCGGCGGATAAAACGTTAGGTTGTCTTCATATCAACGAATTGATTCAAAACGCGGCGATGAATTTCCATTCCGCCTATGCGTTTTATCTTAAAGAGAGAAATTTCCCCGCACCGCTGGACGAATACAAAATGTACGAAGGCGACCTTCCCGCAAAAGAAAGAAGGGAAATCGGAAGACATTGGTGGATGAAGGACAGAGGAGTCAAAAATTCCTGTTATTCTTTTTCCTATCGTCACGAAAAACCGGAACTCAAAGATCAAGTGAAACATCTTGACAGCATCACCGCAATGATGGTAAAAGAATTTAAGAAATCGAAAAAAGATGGATCAAAACAATCCAAAGTTCCCTGA
- a CDS encoding SDR family NAD(P)-dependent oxidoreductase — translation MLTSFFLEKSFLVTGASSGIGKALVLELNRNGAVVGAVARRKELLKEVKGEAPFPDKVIALPCDVSDSSQLKKITEEFRKKVRRIDGLIHSAGISMRGLARETDFKVYESLMNVNFYPLIHLFRFLESELRQNQGHFVAVSSLQGRFATQYRSGYAASKHAVQAFMDSVRLETSDSGMHVMTVSPGYVKTDISVKALSSDGSAYGIMDEGIKNGMSTEKVASIILKAIESKKRDVYPSQFREMLAYWISRFSPSLLDRLLRRARVT, via the coding sequence ATGTTAACCTCGTTCTTTTTGGAAAAATCGTTTTTGGTCACAGGCGCGAGTTCCGGAATCGGAAAAGCTTTGGTATTGGAACTCAATCGAAACGGAGCCGTAGTCGGGGCGGTTGCGCGGAGAAAAGAATTGTTAAAAGAAGTAAAAGGTGAAGCGCCTTTTCCCGATAAGGTCATCGCTCTTCCGTGCGACGTTTCGGATTCTTCCCAACTCAAAAAGATCACGGAAGAATTTCGTAAGAAGGTGCGTCGTATCGACGGACTGATTCACAGCGCGGGGATCAGCATGCGCGGACTTGCGCGTGAAACCGATTTTAAAGTTTACGAAAGTCTAATGAACGTAAATTTCTATCCTTTGATTCATTTGTTTCGGTTTTTGGAATCGGAACTCAGACAGAATCAGGGACATTTTGTAGCCGTTTCTTCTTTGCAGGGAAGATTCGCGACCCAATATAGATCCGGTTATGCGGCGAGTAAACACGCTGTGCAGGCTTTTATGGACAGCGTTCGGCTTGAAACGTCAGATAGCGGAATGCACGTTATGACCGTTTCTCCCGGTTACGTTAAGACGGATATTTCCGTAAAAGCTTTGTCTTCGGACGGTTCCGCCTACGGAATCATGGACGAAGGAATTAAGAACGGAATGTCTACCGAGAAAGTCGCTTCGATTATTTTGAAAGCGATCGAATCGAAAAAGAGGGACGTTTACCCTTCGCAGTTTCGGGAGATGTTGGCGTATTGGATCAGCCGATTTTCACCGTCGCTGTTGGATCGGCTTTTGAGAAGAGCAAGGGTCACTTGA
- a CDS encoding formylglycine-generating enzyme family protein: MISYLLPKSKRFIAFFSILLLGWTFAALFSQEQEDPSLNLRTVPFWRGEVEAVYRGKGKVKIRIRRGSVFYGKEEEEIKAVLERKPSYSVIQTAPEKEIGSFSIRQISISYQTNPKGKKASEIELFGTFTANAGIPESLLTAGTFIQDYKQEVAYVEPGAFFTEDRRRTRPAKQIRHPRDGKEMVFVSGGYEQNGELFYESMGFFLHGQGNEPAEDSYNPFYFKPERGNLQDISSFYIDKYEVTNQEYSKFLKETNTPAPPHWKNGTIPVGKEHHPVNGVTYREAEAYARWSGKRLPTEMEWEKAARGTGITWMINRDESYSFFPNPIEYPFGNDFDSSLCNTLESKKMDTISVYELAKKSASPYGAIGMCGNVAEWTSSDYLPYRGHSLKRNAFGKLHKVIRGGSFASTKEESTTYFRSFGGIPNLKTDRRAGIRLAWDLPGK, translated from the coding sequence ATGATTTCCTACTTGCTTCCAAAATCGAAACGATTCATTGCCTTCTTTTCCATTCTTCTTTTGGGATGGACCTTTGCCGCATTATTTTCCCAAGAACAAGAAGATCCTTCTCTCAATTTAAGAACGGTTCCTTTTTGGAGAGGGGAAGTAGAAGCCGTCTATAGAGGCAAGGGCAAGGTAAAAATCCGTATTCGAAGGGGATCGGTTTTTTACGGAAAAGAAGAGGAAGAAATCAAGGCAGTTCTCGAAAGAAAACCGAGCTATTCGGTTATACAAACCGCGCCTGAAAAAGAAATCGGTTCGTTCAGCATTCGTCAAATCTCAATCTCCTATCAGACAAATCCGAAAGGAAAGAAAGCCTCCGAAATCGAACTCTTTGGAACGTTTACTGCAAATGCGGGAATTCCCGAAAGTCTATTGACTGCGGGCACGTTTATCCAAGACTACAAACAAGAAGTAGCCTACGTCGAACCCGGCGCCTTCTTCACCGAAGATAGAAGAAGAACCCGACCAGCGAAACAGATCAGACATCCGCGCGACGGAAAAGAAATGGTTTTTGTCTCCGGCGGTTATGAACAAAACGGAGAACTGTTTTACGAATCGATGGGATTTTTTCTTCACGGACAAGGCAACGAACCGGCGGAAGACAGCTACAATCCGTTTTACTTCAAACCGGAACGGGGAAATCTACAAGACATCTCCTCGTTCTACATCGATAAATACGAAGTTACCAATCAAGAATATTCAAAATTTCTAAAGGAAACGAATACGCCCGCGCCTCCCCATTGGAAAAACGGAACGATTCCGGTCGGCAAAGAACACCATCCTGTGAACGGAGTGACGTATCGCGAGGCCGAAGCCTACGCGCGTTGGTCCGGCAAACGTCTTCCCACCGAAATGGAATGGGAAAAGGCGGCGCGCGGAACGGGAATCACTTGGATGATCAACCGGGACGAATCGTATTCTTTCTTTCCGAACCCGATCGAATATCCGTTCGGCAACGATTTCGATTCTTCCCTTTGCAATACGTTGGAAAGTAAGAAGATGGATACGATTTCCGTTTACGAACTCGCTAAAAAGTCCGCGAGTCCTTACGGTGCGATCGGAATGTGCGGAAACGTTGCGGAATGGACGAGCTCGGATTATCTTCCGTATCGGGGACATTCACTCAAACGAAACGCATTCGGAAAATTGCATAAAGTCATTCGCGGCGGTTCCTTCGCCTCTACCAAAGAAGAATCCACGACGTATTTTCGGTCCTTCGGTGGAATTCCGAATTTGAAAACGGATCGCAGAGCGGGAATCCGTCTGGCCTGGGATCTGCCGGGTAAGTGA